The Setaria italica strain Yugu1 chromosome IX, Setaria_italica_v2.0, whole genome shotgun sequence genome has a window encoding:
- the LOC101779874 gene encoding denticleless protein homolog: MAMSRRRLSPTFFGGLRSRELGGAGGSSSSRGAGRLPYLADLSSDPGGRGGGVIAVEHSGDSAIPFAISFGKTAQTSNLLAVADEDGYVGLYDTRRRLPSSSSSLEKSAETRVSDWVAHNNAIFDVCWIKEGSQILTASGDQTVKIWSVGNRKCIGVLSGHTGSVKSLSCHSSNPELIVSGSRDGSFALWDLRCDPKSPNSHAETCLMSSAVVREAHSPVQRSQTRSRAKAASTSITSVLYLKDDVSIATSGAADNVVKIWDTRNLKVPVSKNSQAGGQPLKEGVKHGISCLSQDSYGAYIAASCMDNRIYLYSVLHVNKGPVKVYTGSKIESFFVKSAISPDGNHILGGSSDGNVYLWQVDKPEDDPIVLKGHEGEATSVDWCVSEVGMIATSSDDSTVRVWSTKKMECTNVSSPTAFRKRITAPNTEYRRSASHERATTSWDAVACTSTDGKSPSGSHSPLQPRALDFGTPESAKKRGFALFQEEALDTRKSPEAQMNSPSSVLSPPPSLKRRTIRDYFASSAS, encoded by the exons atGGCGATGTCGCGGCGGCGCCTCTCCCCGACCTTCTTCGGCGGCCTCCGGTCCCgggagctcggcggcgccgggggatcctcctcctcccgcggcgcggggcggctcCCCTACCTCGCCGATCTCTCCTCCGaccccggcggccgcggcggcggcgtcatcgCCGTCGAGCATTCCGGCGACTCCGCCATCCCATTCGCCATCTCCTTCGGCAAG ACCGCCCAGACCTCTAACCTCCTGGCCGTTGCCGACGAAGACGGGTACGTCGGCCTCTATGACACCCGCCGGCGCCTCCCGTCCAGCTCCTCGTCCCTAGAGAAGTCAG CTGAGACGAGGGTCTCCGATTGGGTTGCTCACAACAATGCAATCTTTGATGTGTGCTGGATCAAG GAGGGATCCCAAATACTGACTGCATCGGGTGATCAAACT GTCAAGATATGGAGTGTGGGGAACAGGAAATGCATTGGTGTCTTGTCAGGACACACTGGAAGCGTGAAGTCACTTTCATGTCATTCCTCAAATCCGG AGCTTATTGTTTCTGGTTCAAGGGATGGTTCGTTTGCTCTGTGGGATTTAAGATGCGACCCTAAATCTCCAAATAGCCATGCTGAAACATGCCTCAT GTCTTCTGCTGTTGTCAGAGAAGCCCACAGTCCTGTCCAGAGAAGTCAAACAAGGTCTCGGGCGAAG GCTGCTTCAACAAGTATCACATCAGTTCTTTATCTGAAAGACGATGTCTCTATTGCTACGTCTGGAGCTGCAGACAA TGTTGTGAAAATATGGGATACACGGAACCTGAAAGTGCCAGTCTCCAAAAATTCTCAAGCAGGGGGGCAACCTTTG AAGGAGGGTGTGAAACATGGCATCTCTTGCCTATCTCAAGACTCATATGGTGCGTACATTGCTGCATCATGTATGGATAACAG AATCTATTTGTACAGTGTGCTCCATGTGAACAAGGGACCAGTAAAGGTTTACACTGGCAGCAAAATAGAGTCTTTCTTTGTCAAG TCTGCTATTAGTCCTGATGGAAATCACATTCTTGGTGGTTCAAGTGATGGAAATGTATACCTGTGGCAG GTGGATAAACCTGAAGATGACCCTATAGTTCTGAAAGGCCATGAAGGCGAAGCAACTTCAGTTGACTG GTGTGTGTCGGAGGTTGGAATGATAGCAACATCTTCTGATGACTCTACG GTTCGCGTGTGGAGTACCAAGAAAATGGAATGCACCAATGTAAGCTCGCCAACAGCATTCCGTAAGCGGATAACTGCGCCAAACACAGAGTACCGAAGATCTGCCAGCCACGAGCGAGCTACCACATCATGGGATGCAGTTGCCTGCACCAGCACCGACGGCAAATCGCCAAGCGGCTCCCACTCTCCCCTTCAGCCCAGAGCTCTGGACTTTGGCACTCCGGAGTCTGCAAAGAAGAGAGGCTTTGCATTGTTCCAGGAGGAGGCCCTTGACACAAGGAAGAGCCCAGAGGCTCAGATGAACAGCCCCTCGTCGGTTCTGAGCCCACCGCCATCCCTGAAACGGAGAACAATCCGGGACTACTTTGCCAGTAGTGCTTCCTGA
- the LOC101759302 gene encoding oleosin Zm-II, protein MADRDTRGGIYGGTHGQGVGGGGRPVGEQVKGMIHDKGPTATQALTVATLFPLGGLLLVLSGLALAGSVVGLAVATPVFLLFSPVLVPAALLIGMAVTGFLTSGALGLGGLSSLTCLANTARQAFQRTPDYVEEARRRMAEAAAHAGHKTAQAGHAIQSRAQEAGAGGGGASTGGAGGGRASS, encoded by the coding sequence atggcggatCGCGACACACGCGGCGGCATCTACGGCGGAACCCACGGCcagggcgtcggcggcggcggccggccggtcgggGAGCAGGTGAAGGGCATGATCCACGACAAGGGCCCCACGGCGACGCAGGCGCTGACGGTGGCGACGCTGTTCCCGCTGGgcgggctgctgctggtgctgtcGGGGCTGGCGCTGGCGGGCTCCGTGGTGGGGCTCGCCGTGGCCACCCCCGTGTTCCTGCTCTTCAGCCCGGTGCTCGTCCCGGCGGCGCTGCTCATCGGGATGGCCGTGACGGGGTTCCTCACGTCGGGCGCGCTGGGCCTGGGGGGCCTCTCCTCGCTCACGTGCCTGGCCAACACGGCGCGGCAGGCGTTCCAGCGCACCCCGGACTACGTGGAGGAGGCGCGCCGCAGGATGGCAGAGGCCGCGGCGCACGCGGGCCACAAGACCGCGCAGGCCGGACACGCCATCCAGAGCAGGGCGCaggaggccggcgccggaggaggcggcgccagcaccggcggcgcgggcggcggcagggcgtcGTCGTAA
- the LOC101759711 gene encoding alkaline ceramidase has protein sequence MADSMVASFWGPVTSTTELCEENYAHSSYIAEFYNTISNVPCVLLALIGLVNAFRQGFEKRFSVLHISNMILAIGSMIFHATLQHVLQQSDETPMVWEILLYMYVLYSPDWHYRSTMPTFLFLYGAAFAVVHFFARFQVVFKVHYIGLCLLCIPRMYKYYIQTKDVAAKRLAKLWVLTLTLGTLCWLVDRIFCKKLSHWYVNPQGHAWWHVLMGLNSYYANTFLMFCRAQQRGWEPRITHLLGFLPYVKVQKPEKRE, from the exons ATGGCGGATTCAATGGTAGCGAGCTTCTGGGGGCCTGTTACATCAACAACTGAGTTGTGCGAGGAGAATTATGCGCACTCATCATACATTGCAGAATTCTACAATACCATCTCTAATGTCCCATGTGTTCTTTTGGCGCTTATTGGGCTAGTGAATGCTTTCCGCCAAGGTTTTGAGAAACGATTCAGTGTCCTGCACATATCCAATATGATACTTGCTATTGGGAGTATGATTTTCCATGCCACCTTGCAACACGT CCTACAACAGAGTGACGAGACTCCGATGGTGTGGGAGATCCTCCTATATATGTATGTCCTTTATTCACCGGACTGGCATTACAGGAGCACCATGCCTAcattccttttcctatacggtGCTGCCTTCGCTGTAGTTCATTTCTTTGCCCGATTCCAAGTTGTATTCAAGGTGCATTACATTGGCCTCTGCCTCCTCTGCATCCCTCGGATGTACAAGTACTACATACAGACGAAAGACGTGGCTGCAAAGCGGCTTGCGAAGCTGTGGGTTCTTACGTTAACCCTTGGGACTCTCTGCTGGCTAGTTGATCGCATCTTCTGTAAGAAGCTTTCACACTGGTATGTCAACCCGCAGGGGCACGCATGGTGGCATGTGCTTATGGGCCTCAACTCGTACTATGCAAACACATTCCTAATGTTTTGTCGGGCTCAGCAACGTGGCTGGGAGCCACGGATTACCCATCTTCTTGGATTTTTGCCTTATGTCAAGGTCCAGAAACCAGAAAAGAGGGAATGA